The following nucleotide sequence is from Paenarthrobacter ureafaciens.
CGTCGCGTCTTGGCCCGTACCAGCTTCAGTGATGAGTTGGAGGCGGCCGCAGAATCGCTCGCCGACCTCTTCGCCGCAGCGATAAGAAATAGTGCACGGGAACCACGGTCCTTCGAGAGAGTGTTCGGATGATTCAGGTTGCGGCGACGGTGTTAATTTGGCTGCTTGTAGCCTGTCTGCTGCCAGGAACTCGTCGACGGCGGGACCATAGCGTGTTGACTGCGGCCATCACGATTGCTGTGGCACTCACGCTGAATATCGACCAGGTCTATTCGAGTCTTGACGCAGCGTTCGGCGGCCGCAACTACGCAGACCTTCTGGCAAATATTTCCATGGTCGTTGGCATCTACTTTCTCTCCAGGGCAATTATCCGGGCAGCGACTCCGGACGATGTGGGAGAGAGGCGAGACACGCCAGGCGTTATTCTCCTTGGCATCGTGATTCTGGGGCTCTCGCTCAGCTTCAGCTTCATCTCTACGCATGGAAGCTCGACGCGTTTCATGCTGGACTATGGCGATCAGTTCCCAGCTGCGTCGTACTCGGCGATCCAGTTCGTCTATATCGGTTACGTGGTCAGTGTCACCGGAGCTACGTGCTTCCGGTTCCACAACGACATGTCGAGGCCCTACTACCGCCTGTCCTTCACGCTTATTGGAATTGGCTGTGCTCTCGCCGTGCTGCTTGTAGCGCTTGTGCTGGCCATGGACCTACTTCACTTGCAAGGGCAGCTGGCTGCCATGCGCGCAGTATCGCCTGCATACGATGCGACGGTGATTGCTGCCATGGCGTTCCTTTGCCTGGGCCTGGCAATCCCGCCTGTTGCACGGCGGATAATCCGCCTCAAAGAGTCCGAGACCCAGGATGAGTTGGTTCGCGGGCTCAGCGGAGTCTGGGAAAAGACAGCTGGGATTAGGCAAGACGTGCGCCTGCAGCTCGGCGTCGAAACACTAAGGCAGCAGGACCCAGCACGCAAACTGCACAGGATGCTCGTGGAGGTGCAGGACGCCCTTCTCGTTGAGCCAGGATTAGCCAGCTCCTTGGATATCCGCGAGCTTAGAGTATTGAGTGCTGTCGAGAATTATCTGGCTGGACCGATTGACCATGGAACAAAGATGCGGAAGGCAAGAGGGGAGCGGGCGCTATGACGGATGATGGCGCCAACGTCTCCGAGACGCCGCAGTCCAAGTTGGCCCGGAAGCTCAACTTGCTCCTCGATCTCTATGAAGCAGATAGCGCAGAGACTCTGACCTACCCAAAGATCAATAGGCACATGAGTCAGCGGGGAACCCCGCTATCGCGATCTCGTTGGGCTTACATGCGCAGTGGAGAAAGTTCACTGGCTACCGATGCGGCACTGCTAAGAAATCTGGCTGAGTTCTTCGGGGTGGACCGCGACTACCTCCTCGACGATGCAGGGGAGATTCCGCGGCTAGTGGACGCGCAGTTGGAGCTTCTTCGGGCCTTGCGGGAGTCGCGAGTGCGCAATTTCGCCGCCCGACAGCTGCAAGGGATTTCTCCCGAAACGTTGGAGAAGCTCCGCCAGGTGATCGACGACCGAAGGAAGCAGAAGGGGTAGAACGGTGTCGGTGACAAATAGGCAGCTAGCCGTCGATGCTGGACTGACGATGGGATGGGTCACGCTCCTGGCGGGTCTGTGTGGATCTGCGTACTTTGCACGCAGAGTAGTCGTACCCAAATACGGCCGTCGCGAGGACCTTTCCATTCGGTCGGTGTACCCCGGCAGCGATGGGCAACTTTTCATTGAACTGCCGGCAACCAACCACACCAAGGCTGCTGGACGACACAGCTTATGGTTTGCGCAGGGGGCCGGCCATGCGTGCTTGGGTCCAGTGGTTGAAACCAGCGAGGACAGAGGCTCACTCACCCGCGTGGTGGAGCGCGTGGACTCCGGAAACCTCGCACAAGCGGCGGCAGGGATCTGGAGTGGTTACGTCTACTCCGAACCCGAACAACTAGGCCTGCCGTACCGAGACGTTGAGATTACCGTCGACGACGGCGTGGCTCCGGCCTGGAGGTTCGACTCACCTCCTTCTGACAGGGCTGGGACGTGGGCGATCCATATCCACGGAATGGGGGGCAGGAGAGCTGGTTGTCTTCGAGGCATACCAGTCGCCAGACGTCTGGGACTGACCTCGCTGGTTGTCTCGTTCCGAAATGACGGCGACGCACCGCCGTCGTGCGATAAGCGGTACCGACTCGGCGAAACCGAGTGGCGCGACGTCGAAGCGGCTATCAATTATGCCGTTGCCGAAGGCGCTGAGCGCATCGTGATCTTCGGGTGGTCATTGGGCGCGGCCTTAGCCCTACGAGCGGCAGCCCTTTCAGCGCACGCTCCTCGAATAGTGGGGATGGTTCTCGACGCCCCTGTCTTCGATTGGCGGACAACCCTGCGCGCCAACGCCAAGGCCGCCGGGCTGCCTCGCCCGATCGTGCAGTTGGGGTTCGCCATCCTTCAGTCCAAAGCTCTTCGTTGGGTGACCGGTCTTGCTGAACCGATATGCCTAGATACCTTGGACTGGCTGGCGCGGGCGTCGGAGCTGAAGAAGCCGATCCTGATCCTCCATGGCAGGAAGGATGACACCACCCCGTTCGAAGCATCCGAAAGGGCTGCGACGGTGCGGCCCGACCTCGTCAGCTTGGTGGAGTTTGAGTCCGTCGGCCACTCCCTCGAGTGGAATTTCGACCCTGATAAGTGGGAGCACTCCGTTGAGAACTGGTTCCACGGCCTCGCGTTGGCTGGCACTAGTCCTGAACAAGCGGTGGCGTCGCAGGAGGCATTTGCACGGAGTATTGGTCGGCCAACTCGATGAGCAGGCTCTCAATAAGCGCGGGCCGAGCAGCGAAGCGCTCACCGTCCAAGTCATGAACGAGGCCGGCTATTTCGAGGAGCTTGAGATGACGTCGAATGGTGGCCTTCGAAGTCTGGAGCTCTGAAGCCAAGACGGTACGGGTGGCCGGCCCGCTCCTTATCAAGAAGCGGAGTATCTGGGTGCGTGTTCGGTTCATCAGGATGGATGTCGACATGCAAACCGCGGCTCGGAGTGAAAAGGTTGATTGCTGTAGACGGGTCTACAGCACTAGGATACGCCTGCAGTCATCCGTACAACAGATTCAAACTGCAATTGATTGTGTCGGTACGGCGCGCGCGGAATACTGATGGCGAAGGAGCCATGTTCCTGGGAGGTAGTCGATCGGAAGGTGGAGCATGCCGGCGAAAGACGCTAGCCGCAACGGCGAGCTACCACAGGCAATGCTCGCGCGGCGATTGAATCTCCTGTTGGACGTCGTTGTTGCTGAGAGGGGGTCGCCGGTCACCTTCAGGGAAGTTGAGGCCGGCCTACAATCCCGGGGCGTCAAGATCTCCCGGGCCAGGTGGTTTTATATGAAGGATGGAACTGGACGTCTGGTCAGCGATCCTCAGCTGCTCACCGCTATCTGCGAGATGTTCGACGTCGATCCTTCCTATCTGCTGAACGGCGTGGAAGGCGACATTCCCGAACGCATCGATTCACAGTTGGAGTTTGTGAAGTCGTTGAGGGCGGCCCGAGTGAAGTCATTTGCCGTCAGGGCGCTGGGGGATGTCTCCCCGGAGACGTTGCGCGCTATCTCCGAGTATCTGAACAAAGACATCGATCTCCACCCACATGGAGAAAGGGCGGCAGCTATTCCTCCAGGACATAGCGAAGGTGAGCGTCCAGCAGCTCCTTGATGCGAGCGGGATTCGCTGAGTACCGCGGAGAACGGCCGTGGCGGCGCCCGGCTGGAACGTCGACGACGATCGCCCCTACTTGCTCCAGGGCGACGAGATGCTTTGCGACACTTGGCTCGCCTGCGCTGACGGAATCCACGATGTCGCCGCGCGTCGCAGGGCCGAAAGTCGTGAGGAACCTCAGTATCTCGTTCCGTGCCCTGTTTCCAAAGGTGGCCACGGCTGCCTCGACGTCGGGTGACCAGGCGTCGTCGTGAGGCTGCGTAATCCGTGGCATGGCTCAATTCTTGCCGAACAACATGAAAAAAGTAAGAACCGCACTCTTGACGATACTTAAAGTATCTTTGACAATAAATTTTAGATGCTTTGATTTGCGGTTGAGTAGGCTTGGCCGCGACAACGTTGCTGCAGTGCGGCGAACGTTAGTGAACAGTAGCTATTCGAAGCGGTGAGGGCGATGAGCCTAAACGACAACATTGAGCAGGCTGAACAACTGCAGTCACGTCCCGGAAAGGTGGACATCTCGCTTACTGGTCCGCCGGAGCCGATGTTGTCCGTGTCTGTTGACCAAATGATGGGAGCGGTTGAAGGGGTGCGGCGCTACGTCGTTTCTCACTTGGCTCATATCGGACGGTCGTGCGATGTTGACGACGTCCTGCAGGACATCCGTGTGGCTGTCTGGAATGGGGTAGCCCGAGGGAGCTACCGCGCATTGCCTGGGGTCCCCTTTGAAGCGTGGGTCCAGGGGGTGACGTCAAACATCTGCGCCGCCCACACCCGCCGCGAGCTGAACCACAAGACGCTGCCTCTGTTGCTCGACCCCACGGGCGACGAGGTTTCGGGTTTATGGGGACGCCTCTCAGCGATCCTCATAGCGCAGGACAATCCCGAAAACCAAGAGATCATCGACCATGAGTGGGCGGTTATGGTCCTGCAGCTGACTCGAGAAGCTGTGCCGGCACCGACGTGGCGGACGGCCATTGAAAGCCTCACCGCACCTCGCCAATATGCGCTCCCCACGCCGCACGACCGTCGTCGCTGGAACGCGGTGACTGCCGTCCGCCAGACGGCGAAGACAGTCAGCTTGGCGCTCGATGTCGCCCCGGGCAGCATTGGCGATATCGGCCAACTCTGTCAGCGTGCTGTTGAGTGCCTTCCAAGTATCCTCCTGCGGGAGGTCGCCAACGCGATAGTTCTTCCAGACATTCACGGATCGGAACGGCAAGCAGCGATTGCTCGACTGGCCGGGAAGCTGGGCGTCACCGATCGCTATGTTGCTGTGCAGATCGGCACCGCACGTCGCCTCTACCAAACCGCTTGGCGCGTAGTCCGCAGGGCGGCCTCCTTCTAGTCGGCGGTGCCCTTGCTCCGTAGCTGACAAGCAATGCCTTCGAGGTGGTGATCATGAGCATTCGCAAGGCCAACGGGGTTCGGGCTCGTTTAGGTCGGTGGGTCTTTGGACTGGCGATGATTCTTCTCGTTGGCTCATTGGCTCTGCTAATCGCACTGCCGTCCAAGGGGCCAGCCACTGGGGCGCAGCCGGAGGCTCCTCCCGTTGCTCCGGACGCCGCGCCGAGCACATCCGCTGCTTTGCCGCGGCCGTCGGTAAAACCTTCCGGAACAATGAAACCTTCAGCTGGTTCGCCTGCGCCCAAGCCGACGGATTTCCGCGCAGTTGCCTCTGCCGCTGCCGAGGCTATCTACACGTGGGATACGAGGACCTCGTCCTATTCAGAGGTCTACGGCAGGATGCGCGATCTCTGGGTCTTGCTTCCGGATGGTTCCAATCCATGGACCGTTCTGGTTCAAGAGTTTGAGGCCACTGGGGTAGACGCTGGATCCTTCGTGACTCTGGCGGGCCAAGGGGCCTTTCGGGAAGCGAAGTCGGAGTCGCTGACGTGTGACGAGCAGCTGGTCAAGGTGCGCGAACGGCCCTCCCCGTGGCCGGGGCTTCATGTCTGCACTGTGCGACTCTCTGTCGAGGATCACACCTCGGCAAGTACCAACACGTACTCCGCACCGGTCAGCGTCATGGTTAACTGTCCTCCAGCTCCGACAGCACCTGTCGATCGTTGCGTGATCGTCGCGTTCTACGCGTCATCCGACCGAATCGTTTACTGATGCCTCATCCCGGACTTGCTGTCGTTGTCGTCCGACGACGCACTCTCTTTAGGTTGGTCTCAGCTCTCGTTGCGGTGGTCGCGCTCGCATTTGCTGTCGTTGCCAGTGCGGTGGCGGTTGTTTTGGTGGCGGACCGTCCGACGGCGGCCGCTGCTTGTGTCCCTGGCGCGAAGGCTGGTGCTGGTGGCGATCCCGATGTGCTCGACCTGCCAAGCGGCGTTGGAGTCGCCGGGCTGTCGGCGGCCCAGGTGAATGTCGCTAAAGGGTACGTCTCGGTCGGCAAAGGACTCGGCTTGCCTCGAGAGGCACTGGTCATCGCCATCATGATGTCTCTGCAAGAGTCCAGTCTCCGGATGCTTGCCAATACCAACGTCCCCGACTCCTTCAACTACCCGCACGATGGAGTCGGCAGCGATCACGACTCCGTCGGATCGGCTCAGCAGCGTCCTGCCGCCGGGTGGGGGAGTGTTCAGGAATTGATGGATATTACCTACAACGCCAGAGCCTTCTATGGAGGGACGTCGGGGCCCAATCACGGAAGCCCTCGGGGGTTGTTGGATATCCCCGGTTGGGGTTCCTTGAGTAAAGGACAGGCTGCACAGGCGGTTCAGGTCTCGGCATTTCCGGAGCTGTACGACCGATGGGAACGGCAAGCGTCCGCGATTGTGGATGCCCTTAGCGGGACCGCGCCCGCTCCTTCATGCAAGGTCGGTCCCGCCGTGATCTCTGACAGTGTCTCGGCTGACGGTCTGAGCCGGATCCGCCAGGACATTCTTCGCTTCACCAAGATGGGCGTCGGGGGTTCTTATGTCTGGGGCGGGACTGCATTCAGAGAATGGGACTGTTCCGGATTCGTTCAGTGGGTCTATCGACAGGTCGGGATTGAGCTTCCGCGTGCGGAGCAATGGCGAGTTGGAACGATGATCGACAACCCGCAGATCGGCGATTTGGTGGTGCAGAATCCGCAAGGACCATACAACTGGGGCCACGTAGGCATCTACGCCGGAAACGGAATGATGTACAGCGCGCTCAACCCGTCTGCGGGAACGTTGATGCATCCCATCGACTGGAACCCTGGCACAGCGTACTTCGACCTTTTGCAGGACCCGACAAGTGGGTCAATGTAGCTGACGCCACACCGTCGCGGGTTGGGCTCTCGTCGTCCGGGACGGTTCTGGGAGATGCGGAGGCACTCTCTCACGACGAGTCTGATGGCTTCCGCCTGCCTGGAAGTCGAACGGCGCACGAGAACACAGAATCTGCGTCCCGCAGACCTTTGTCTGCTACTTGGCCCCTTAATGCTGATGGCGATGACCAGCTCGCGCCGGGCGGATTAAGCGTGGACCCTCCGACCGAGAGCGGGAATCGCATTCTCGAGACTTGCTTTGAGGAAGGCGGAGGAGCATCGCTGGTCATCGCGTTTATGATAAGTGCGCTTATCGGGCCATGGAGGGAGGTACCCGTCGCGTGACGCGCTGACTGTTCTGACGGGCCCCTCCGACGGTCGACGGTGGGAGAATCAGGAGGATGACGACGGCGCTTCCTGACCTCTGGACCGACTGGTGCTCCGTCACGGGCGTGCCTGCCTGAAGGCTCGACGAGGTATCGCTCTCGCGTTTCTCGCAGCAGGCGCAGCCGTCCCAGGCTGTGCTCGCGGCGCTGCGCCGGCGGCTGGCCCCCAAAGATCCCGTCGCCCCAGCCTGGCCGCGCGGGCACCGGGACGACCCCGATTCCCTGCAGCGGTTGATCCGGCGCGCAACGGCGATCATCCAGCACCCGGGCACCCACCGGGTCTTCCGGCTGCGGCTGCGGCTGCGGCGGATGCTGTTCGCGGCGGTGCTGCTCGCGCCTGCCTCGCACGGAGGCCTCGGGCTGGACAGGGCGGGGGCGCTGGGACTACGGCCGGACGGAATGCACCGGGTGCGCGGACAGATCGGCGTCGCCCCGGAAGGGGATGCCTGTCCGGCATGCGCCACCTGGTCGTGGCTCGATGTGATCGGCACCAACAGCGGGTGGTCGCACGGCTCCGTCCGGGCCCTGGGGAACTGCCGCGACGAAGACGGCCCCGCGCACCGGCACCGGCGGCCGGACCCCAATCCAGACTGGCACCTCTGCGTCGGCATGCTGCCAGCCGTAGACCGCTGGGGATGGATCGATGCCTACCGCTCCATTCACCCATCCTCGCTGTCGGCGGTCATCAGTGCCGCGGCCCTGCTGCTCGACGGTCCGGAGCCCGCACCTGCGCCGGTGCCTGCTGCACCTGCGATGCCGGCCAGCCCCAGGCGGCAGATGTCGCGCGAGGAGGAAGAGCAGATTCTCAAGCGCGCCGATGAACTGATCGCGCGCGTCGAGGCGATCCTTCGCGAGTTCGATACCGGCCGATAAAGTCGTGTGTATGGGATTCAACTGGGAGCAGGTCCTCGGGACCAAGGGTGCAGGCCTCTCCGACACCTACGACCAAAGCGCCTCCGACGCGCTGTACCAGGACCACCCGAGCGCGGCTCCGCCAGCAGGTCCGGAAGACCCGGGCGATGAGGTCATCCACCTGCCGGTCGACGAGAGCTGAGCGCAGACCGACGTGAGGCATGACTGGCTCCCGGACCGCCACCTCGGCGTTGCCGCCATGCTGGCACATGCAGAGGAGCTTGTCGGACAGGTTTCCGCAATGCGGTTCGCCTACCAGACGCAGCCCGACGGCATCTTTGGGCTGGTCGAAGTGCCCACGACCGCAGCGTTCAGCTGCACAGTCGTTGGGCGCGTGGCTCCGATCCCACGGAAAGTGCCGCTCCTTGTAGCCGACGCGCTCGTGACGCTGCGGGCTGCGCTCGAACACACCCTTTTCGCAGAGGCCGAGTTCCTGGACGATGCGCCCCTCGACGCGAAGGCGGCCAAACTGGTCGAAGTGCCTGCCACGGACACTTGGGAGAAATTTGAGGACTGGAAGAAAAAGCGGCCCGCAATGGTCCTCCGTCGCTGCGAGGGCGGGGAGAGCTCGCCCGACGGCTGGAGGCCCTGCAGCCGTTCCACCTTCGGATGGAGCCACAGCCCCATCCTCTTGCCCGGCTTGTGCTGCACACCAACCATGCGAAGCACAGGATGCCGGTGGTCACCGCGGTCCGCCTGGCTGCCATGTACGAGGACGACCGGATGCTCCGTTCAATCCGTGATCTTGCTCCTCGGCCCGAGGAACCGCTGAGTGTCGGCGAGGTCATCGCCCAGACACCCATCGGCACGAAGGTCCCCGTCACCCTGTTCCCGACAGTCGGGATCAATCGGCCGGGTACTGACCGGTGGCCGGTGCTGATCCAGGGGCTGGAGGAGATCGCCCACTGGGTACGCACGCAGGCCGTTCCGCGCCTGATCACAGGAACCGAGCCACCCGAGCCTGGGCTTCCGATGCGCTACGAGATCTCCGTCGGACATGAGGACGAGCGCCAGGCGATGTCGGCGGGCTCGACGACATCGGCCGGGGAACGCCACAAAAAGGCCTTGGCTGCAGCATCGGCGCGTGGCGATCTGGCCGAGATGATCAGCATGATAGATGGCTCCCCGAGCGAACCGCAGATCGCCAGGTGGCTGGCTCAGCTGAACCATGAGGAGGTGCTCGAACGGATGTCGCCGCTGCGGATGGCATTCGACTACGACCCCGAGGTCGAGCGGCACAATTTCGAAGTCCTGAAGGGTTGTCGAGATGCGGCGCTCAGGTTCGGGGACAGCGACGGGCCCCACGAGAAGTAAGCCAGGGTCCCCTAGTCGAGATGCCCGTTTTGGGACATAACCGCAGTTCAGCCCGCATGCACGCTTAAGTGTGCACTCCCCCGGGTCTACGTCCGTAAGTGGGTAAGTGGTGCGAGGTCAGCGTTTGCGTGGAAACTGCCAGTCAGAGAAGGCCGTGGGTGGCTTCTGGGAGTTGCTATCCGAGTCCATCCTCGTCGTTGCTGGCCAGCGGCTGAATTTGAGCACGAGCTTTTTTGGCTTGCAGGCGGTCGTCGCTCCCGTTCCTCGGCAGCTATGACCGTAGACTGAACCGCGTGCACATAGATCGCGTTGACGTAGAGCGGCTGCTTGGGTTCGAGAAACTGAGCATTGAGCTGGATCCGGAGCTGCAGCTGATTGCCGGGCCGAACAACGCCGGGAAGTCGTCGCTGCTGCGGGTGCTGGAGACCTTCTTCGCCAACCCGACAGGGTCGGATCTGCTGCGATTGAAGCCGCTGCACGAGTACTACGTGCAGGGAGGCCCCCGGATGATGTCGAGCGTCGTGGTGCACTTCGGGGGACTTGCCGAGGCCGAGCAGCAGCTGTTCGCCGACGCGGTTCTGAAGAACGGCACCTTCTGGATAAAGATCTCATGCTCAAGGGGCGGGAAGATCACCTACGAAGCGAGTCGCAAGTCTACCCGCGCGAGTGAGCTCTATAAGGCGGTACTGCAATCGTTCAGCTTCGTGAAGATCCCG
It contains:
- a CDS encoding C40 family peptidase, translating into MVSALVAVVALAFAVVASAVAVVLVADRPTAAAACVPGAKAGAGGDPDVLDLPSGVGVAGLSAAQVNVAKGYVSVGKGLGLPREALVIAIMMSLQESSLRMLANTNVPDSFNYPHDGVGSDHDSVGSAQQRPAAGWGSVQELMDITYNARAFYGGTSGPNHGSPRGLLDIPGWGSLSKGQAAQAVQVSAFPELYDRWERQASAIVDALSGTAPAPSCKVGPAVISDSVSADGLSRIRQDILRFTKMGVGGSYVWGGTAFREWDCSGFVQWVYRQVGIELPRAEQWRVGTMIDNPQIGDLVVQNPQGPYNWGHVGIYAGNGMMYSALNPSAGTLMHPIDWNPGTAYFDLLQDPTSGSM
- a CDS encoding helix-turn-helix domain-containing protein, whose amino-acid sequence is MSTSILMNRTRTQILRFLIRSGPATRTVLASELQTSKATIRRHLKLLEIAGLVHDLDGERFAARPALIESLLIELADQYSVQMPPATPPLVQD
- a CDS encoding alpha/beta hydrolase family protein codes for the protein MSVTNRQLAVDAGLTMGWVTLLAGLCGSAYFARRVVVPKYGRREDLSIRSVYPGSDGQLFIELPATNHTKAAGRHSLWFAQGAGHACLGPVVETSEDRGSLTRVVERVDSGNLAQAAAGIWSGYVYSEPEQLGLPYRDVEITVDDGVAPAWRFDSPPSDRAGTWAIHIHGMGGRRAGCLRGIPVARRLGLTSLVVSFRNDGDAPPSCDKRYRLGETEWRDVEAAINYAVAEGAERIVIFGWSLGAALALRAAALSAHAPRIVGMVLDAPVFDWRTTLRANAKAAGLPRPIVQLGFAILQSKALRWVTGLAEPICLDTLDWLARASELKKPILILHGRKDDTTPFEASERAATVRPDLVSLVEFESVGHSLEWNFDPDKWEHSVENWFHGLALAGTSPEQAVASQEAFARSIGRPTR
- a CDS encoding ArsR/SmtB family transcription factor, coding for MPRITQPHDDAWSPDVEAAVATFGNRARNEILRFLTTFGPATRGDIVDSVSAGEPSVAKHLVALEQVGAIVVDVPAGRRHGRSPRYSANPARIKELLDAHLRYVLEE
- a CDS encoding sigma factor; the protein is MSLNDNIEQAEQLQSRPGKVDISLTGPPEPMLSVSVDQMMGAVEGVRRYVVSHLAHIGRSCDVDDVLQDIRVAVWNGVARGSYRALPGVPFEAWVQGVTSNICAAHTRRELNHKTLPLLLDPTGDEVSGLWGRLSAILIAQDNPENQEIIDHEWAVMVLQLTREAVPAPTWRTAIESLTAPRQYALPTPHDRRRWNAVTAVRQTAKTVSLALDVAPGSIGDIGQLCQRAVECLPSILLREVANAIVLPDIHGSERQAAIARLAGKLGVTDRYVAVQIGTARRLYQTAWRVVRRAASF